In Pseudobdellovibrio exovorus JSS, the genomic stretch AGATCGATTCAGTTAAGGAGTCTACCTCACCTAATTTAACTAAAAGGCCTGTCTCTCCATCAACGATAGCATCCTCAAGACCAGGAATTCTTGTACCAATCGAAGGTAACCCACATGATGCAGCCTCTATAATAACAGTGCCAAAGCCCTCTCTATAACTCGGTAGACAGAGAAAATCACACGCAGAGAAGTATCGTTCGGGTTCAGAAGAAAAACCTTCATAAAACACATCTTTATGTTGGTGAATCAAATCAACGGTTATTTGATTCAAAGGGTCCAATTCTGGCTCAAATTTACCTAACAAAACTAATTTAATTCTGGAGTTAAACTTATTTGCTTTAATAAAAGCCGCCACTAAATCCTCGACACCCTTGTCCTTTGTCAATCGTCCAACAAAAAGCAATAATATATCAGTTTGCTGCAATCCAAGTCTTTCACAAAGTGCTTCCCTTGCATTTGGAAAACGAGCTGCATCGAATCGCTCGCAGTCGATACCCCCATATGATCCCTTATGTAGGCATTCAATCTGTCCTATTGCTGCCACATTTTCTTTTTCTAAGAATTTAATTTGAGAAAAACTATCAGCATAACACTTACTATTTAGTCGAATAACTAATTTATCCAAAAACTTCAACAGTGCTCGCAGTGGACCACGTAAAGTCGCCCAACGCTGCCCAGTAAACGTGTGAATAAAAACTGTATGTGGCACAAATATACCTGCTACAGCACAAAGAAGACCTGCCTTCGGAGTAGACGAATGAACAATATCGAACTTTTCTTTTCTGAAATAAAAGATTAGTTTAAAAACAGAAATTAAATCACTTATTAAATTGATCTCTCGTGCTATATTCAGCTCATACATACGGCACGCATTCTCATTTTTGAGAGTTTCTCCATACTCTCCTGGAGATGACACTAATGTCACATCACAACCGCTTATAACAAGGTATTTTAATAAATATCTTATATGCACAAAAGCTTCTGGAACAGTAACAACCCTAGCTATTTTCATCTTTTGATTCCTAAAGATACTTCTCACCTTTAATACGTCGTTTGACACTCCTACAAGGTGAACCATATGCTACAACTTCAGATTCGATATCGTGTAAAACAGTAGCTCCTGCACCTATCACAGTATGCCGACCTATTGTTCGACCATGTATAACTTTTGCCCCTAAAGAAATAGCGGAATACTCCCCGATAGCCACATTACCACCCAAAGTCGCTCCTGGCGCTAGGCTACTGAAATCTTCCAATATACAATCATGATCCACTGAACTAGCTGTATTTACAATAACATGCATACCTACTCGAACATCTGGATTTATAACAGCCCCAGCCATTACAACCACGCCATCACCTAGCGCTACACTGTTACTAATACATGATCTAGGATGTATCGCTTTTATAAATTTAAACTTTGGATTTGTTGTACGTACAAAATTTACAACTTGGCTTCTTATCCAGTTATCGCCTATAGCAACTATACCCGTATCAACATTCAAACTAGAAAAGTTATCCTGAAAAACATGGATACATCCAAGAAATTCTTGTTTACTCTCATCTTTACTACAGAATATTATTCTTTCTTTGCATCCTGTAGCCATCAAAATATCAAATACTACCTTGGCATGCCCGCCTGTTCCAAAAATTATTATTGAGTCTTTTAAATTACTCATAACTTTTTCTGTAAAATACATATTTAGGATGCAAGCTTCTTATATAGAAATACGCCATATACAGAGCTGAAACTAAGATACCAAAAGATACAAATAGAATTAAGTAAATCCCCACCCAAGAGATCACCCCTCTTTTTGATGATTCCATGAAATTTTCCATCAGTATCTTAGGCTGAGTGACAAACTTAGCCTTTTCTTTGAACAAAACCCCTTCACCTTTAGATACTGACGCATAGTTAGCATTAGCTTGTTTCGTTTGCTCTTGCATATACTCGAACAATCTCTTCATTACGCCTGCATGAAACAATTGAATAGGCTCTAAATCTGATTTGCTAAATATGTATATCTTTGATGATAGCTTAAGAACTTGTTCTTTACTGTCTATATAGCTAGATTTAACCTGATACACATGTCCTATTTCTTCGCTAATCTTAGGGGCTATTTCTTCTTCAATTAAAAAATCTACAAACTCTTTACTAATTAACGCATGAGTATACTCATGCGTAGGCACTTGTATAATAGACACATTACGCTTTGCAGATAAGAATATCCAAGACACTGCAAAAACACACAAACTTAAAACAGCCGAGCAATAGACAATTTTCCATCTATTAGAATAAAGATAAAATAGATAATATAAATATCCTTCCTCTTCAGATATTTGTATTTGATCTTTCATTCATGCCACCTTTGACCTTTTAAACTGAAAATGGTCCTCGTCCTACACCCGTTAATACGATAAAAGCTAAGCCGCATATAGCATGCAAAGCCAAAATAGAAACAACGGTTTTTTTCCATTTACTGCTATAAGAATCTATATTCCGTGTAAACTCAACAACAGATACAAGAAAGAGTATATCCACGGCCACTACATATCCCCAGATAAAATTCATACCCTCATAACGATGTCCAGATTCAGCCAAGAACAGCCCTTGTAACAAAGCCACCAAAACAATAGACCAAATAAGCTTATACTTATGACTAAAAGCTTCGATTTTGAATAATGTATAAGTAATCAATATGGGAGCCAATAGGTTTTGAATGATAGCTCCTAGTATATTGTTGCTGTACACTGACCATGGACCTGCAAGCGTAAAGACTACCGAGGACTTTTGTTCTATATCGGCCGCAAAAGTAATAAGATACTGCCCTAACAAAACACATAATGTAGGCAAAATAATTAGGACCCCTTGATATACTTTCTTTCTGAAAAGCATATCCATAAAGAGAACAGGTATAAAGCAAAGTGCGAAATTTGGTTTAATAACAGCTCCAAGGAATATCAACAAAGCCAATAGCCAACTCTGTTTAATATTCTTCCTGTCATCATCTAATAATTTAAAATAAATAAAGATAGTCAACAAAGCTACAGGCTTCAACCACGTAGATGTCGGATTATGATACGCTAATGGCGACCAAATACCTAAATAGCTATAACTATTGAAGAGAGGAAAATAAATTGCTCCCATAAGCATCGTTATACCGGCTAAAAAACCAACCCTATACTTTTCGGCATTAGGCAAGCTGTAACGAACAAAAAGCACTTTAACAATTGCCAACCCTAAAATACTTAAAACTGTAAAAACAAAAAAAGTCGTGTTCAATGTAACGTTGAATAC encodes the following:
- a CDS encoding glycosyltransferase, which produces MKIARVVTVPEAFVHIRYLLKYLVISGCDVTLVSSPGEYGETLKNENACRMYELNIAREINLISDLISVFKLIFYFRKEKFDIVHSSTPKAGLLCAVAGIFVPHTVFIHTFTGQRWATLRGPLRALLKFLDKLVIRLNSKCYADSFSQIKFLEKENVAAIGQIECLHKGSYGGIDCERFDAARFPNAREALCERLGLQQTDILLLFVGRLTKDKGVEDLVAAFIKANKFNSRIKLVLLGKFEPELDPLNQITVDLIHQHKDVFYEGFSSEPERYFSACDFLCLPSYREGFGTVIIEAASCGLPSIGTRIPGLEDAIVDGETGLLVKLGEVDSLTESICRLAIDETLRKKMAQLAQDRAKRDYSTQLLSKLQVDEYIKLTGRQA
- a CDS encoding acetyltransferase; protein product: MSNLKDSIIIFGTGGHAKVVFDILMATGCKERIIFCSKDESKQEFLGCIHVFQDNFSSLNVDTGIVAIGDNWIRSQVVNFVRTTNPKFKFIKAIHPRSCISNSVALGDGVVVMAGAVINPDVRVGMHVIVNTASSVDHDCILEDFSSLAPGATLGGNVAIGEYSAISLGAKVIHGRTIGRHTVIGAGATVLHDIESEVVAYGSPCRSVKRRIKGEKYL